A window of Natrinema salifodinae contains these coding sequences:
- a CDS encoding 50S ribosomal protein L39e, whose amino-acid sequence MGKKSKGKKKRLAKLENQNSRVPAWVMMKTDMEVQRNPKRRNWRRNDTDE is encoded by the coding sequence ATGGGTAAGAAATCGAAGGGCAAGAAGAAGCGACTTGCCAAACTCGAGAACCAGAACAGCCGCGTTCCGGCCTGGGTCATGATGAAGACGGACATGGAAGTCCAGCGGAACCCGAAGCGACGCAACTGGCGGCGCAACGACACTGACGAGTAA